In a single window of the Elaeis guineensis isolate ETL-2024a chromosome 8, EG11, whole genome shotgun sequence genome:
- the LOC105050370 gene encoding 4-coumarate--CoA ligase 2 isoform X1 — protein MESILPREEIIFRSKLPDIEIQNDRPLHTYCFEHLLDFADRPCIIDGATGEVHTYADVHLAASRVSAGLHRLGVGQGHVIMILLRNSPEYVLAFLGVSFRGAVATTANPFYTADEIHKQAAASGARLIITESAHVHKVRAFAAERGITIVCVDDPPEGCHHFSELLQSYEGDLPDVEIHPDDVVALPYSSGTTGLPKGVMLTHRGLITSVAQQMDGDNPNLYYHKEDVILCVLPLFHIYSLNSLLLCALRVGAALLIMRKFEVVAMLELVQRFRVTIAPFVPPIVVEITKSPLMDSYDLSSIRMLVSGAAPMGKDLEDKLRAKIPNAKFGQGYGMTEVGVLSMNLAFAKEPFKTKSGACGTVVRNAEMKIVDPETGASLGRKQPGEICIRGAQIMKGYLNDPEATKNTIDKEGWLHSGDIGYVDDDDEIFIVDRLKELIKYKGFQVAPAELEAMLITYPNIIDAAVVPSCSMKDELAGEVPVAFVVRKAGSEITEDEIKQCISKQVVYYKRIKKVFFTEAIPKAPTGKILRKVLRAKLAAI, from the exons ATGGAGTCGATCCTGCCGCGGGAGGAGATCATCTTCCGGTCGAAGTTGCCGGACATCGAAATCCAGAACGACCGGCCCCTCCACACCTACTGCTTCGAGCACCTGCTCGACTTCGCAGACCGGCCCTGCATCATCGACGGCGCCACCGGCGAGGTCCACACCTACGCCGACGTCCACCTAGCCGCCAGCAGAGTCTccgccggcctccaccgcctCGGCGTCGGCCAGGGCCACGTCATCATGATTCTCCTCCGCAACTCCCCGGAGTACGTCCTCGCCTTCCTCGGCGTCTCCTTCCGCGGCGCCGTCGCCACCACCGCCAACCCCTTCTACACGGCGGACGAGATCCACAAGCAGGCCGCCGCCTCCGGCGCCCGCCTCATCATCACCGAGTCCGCCCACGTCCACAAAGTCCGCGCCTTCGCCGCAGAACGCGGAATCACAATCGTCTGCGTCGATGACCCGCCCGAAGGATGCCACCATTTCTCCGAGCTGCTCCAATCGTACGAAGGCGATCTTCCCGACGTGGAGATACATCCCGACGACGTGGTGGCGTTGCCATACTCCTCGGGGACCACCGGGCTACCGAAAGGTGTCATGCTAACCCACCGGGGGTTGATCACGAGCGTGGCCCAGCAAATGGACGGTGATAACCCCAACCTCTACTACCACAAAGAGGACGTGATACTGTGCGTGCTGCCATTGTTCCATATATACTCGTTGAACTCGTTGTTGCTGTGTGCGCTGAGGGTGGGGGCGGCGTTACTGATCATGAGGAAGTTCGAGGTGGTGGCGATGCTGGAGCTGGTGCAGCGGTTCCGGGTGACGATAGCGCCGTTCGTGCCGCCGATCGTGGTGGAGATCACGAAGAGCCCACTCATGGATAGCTACGACCTCTCGTCGATTCGGATGTTGGTGTCTGGGGCGGCGCCCATGGGGAAGGATCTGGAGGACAAGCTCAGGGCCAAGATCCCCAATGCCAAGTTCGGCCAG GGCTATGGGATGACTGAGGTCGGGGTGCTTTCGATGAACCTGGCATTCGCCAAGGAGCCATTCAAGACAAAGTCTGGGGCGTGCGGAACTGTTGTGAGGAACGCCGAGATGAAGATAGTTGATCCTGAGACCGGGGCATCCTTGGGACGGAAACAGCCGGGAGAGATCTGCATCAGGGGAGCCCAAATCATGAAAG GTTATCTCAATGATCCTGAGGCTACAAAGAATACTATAGACAAGGAAGGCTGGCTGCACAGTGGAGATATCGGTTACGTTGATGATGACGATGAGATCTTCATCGTAGACAGACTCAAAGAGCTCATCAAATACAAAGGATTCCAAGTTGCCCCTGCAGAGCTTGAAGCCATGCTCATTACTTATCCCAACATCATAGATGCTGCTGTTGTCCC TTCTTGCAGCATGAAAGATGAACTCGCTGGGGAAGTCCCTGTAGCCTTTGTTGTCCGAAAGGCAGGCTCTGAAATCACAGAGGATGAGATCAAGCAATGCATCTCAAAACAG GTGGTTTACTACAAGAGGATCAAAAAGGTTTTCTTTACCGAGGCCATTCCCAAGGCGCCCACTGGCAAAATCTTAAGAAAGGTTTTAAGAGCAAAGCTAGCGGCCATATAA
- the LOC105050370 gene encoding 4-coumarate--CoA ligase 2 isoform X2: MESILPREEIIFRSKLPDIEIQNDRPLHTYCFEHLLDFADRPCIIDGATGEVHTYADVHLAASRVSAGLHRLGVGQGHVIMILLRNSPEYVLAFLGVSFRGAVATTANPFYTADEIHKQAAASGARLIITESAHVHKVRAFAAERGITIVCVDDPPEGCHHFSELLQSYEGDLPDVEIHPDDVVALPYSSGTTGLPKGVMLTHRGLITSVAQQMDGDNPNLYYHKEDVILCVLPLFHIYSLNSLLLCALRVGAALLIMRKFEVVAMLELVQRFRVTIAPFVPPIVVEITKSPLMDSYDLSSIRMLVSGAAPMGKDLEDKLRAKIPNAKFGQGYGMTEVGVLSMNLAFAKEPFKTKSGACGTVVRNAEMKIVDPETGASLGRKQPGEICIRGAQIMKGYLNDPEATKNTIDKEGWLHSGDIGYVDDDDEIFIVDRLKELIKYKGFQVAPAELEAMLITYPNIIDAAVVPMKDELAGEVPVAFVVRKAGSEITEDEIKQCISKQVVYYKRIKKVFFTEAIPKAPTGKILRKVLRAKLAAI; this comes from the exons ATGGAGTCGATCCTGCCGCGGGAGGAGATCATCTTCCGGTCGAAGTTGCCGGACATCGAAATCCAGAACGACCGGCCCCTCCACACCTACTGCTTCGAGCACCTGCTCGACTTCGCAGACCGGCCCTGCATCATCGACGGCGCCACCGGCGAGGTCCACACCTACGCCGACGTCCACCTAGCCGCCAGCAGAGTCTccgccggcctccaccgcctCGGCGTCGGCCAGGGCCACGTCATCATGATTCTCCTCCGCAACTCCCCGGAGTACGTCCTCGCCTTCCTCGGCGTCTCCTTCCGCGGCGCCGTCGCCACCACCGCCAACCCCTTCTACACGGCGGACGAGATCCACAAGCAGGCCGCCGCCTCCGGCGCCCGCCTCATCATCACCGAGTCCGCCCACGTCCACAAAGTCCGCGCCTTCGCCGCAGAACGCGGAATCACAATCGTCTGCGTCGATGACCCGCCCGAAGGATGCCACCATTTCTCCGAGCTGCTCCAATCGTACGAAGGCGATCTTCCCGACGTGGAGATACATCCCGACGACGTGGTGGCGTTGCCATACTCCTCGGGGACCACCGGGCTACCGAAAGGTGTCATGCTAACCCACCGGGGGTTGATCACGAGCGTGGCCCAGCAAATGGACGGTGATAACCCCAACCTCTACTACCACAAAGAGGACGTGATACTGTGCGTGCTGCCATTGTTCCATATATACTCGTTGAACTCGTTGTTGCTGTGTGCGCTGAGGGTGGGGGCGGCGTTACTGATCATGAGGAAGTTCGAGGTGGTGGCGATGCTGGAGCTGGTGCAGCGGTTCCGGGTGACGATAGCGCCGTTCGTGCCGCCGATCGTGGTGGAGATCACGAAGAGCCCACTCATGGATAGCTACGACCTCTCGTCGATTCGGATGTTGGTGTCTGGGGCGGCGCCCATGGGGAAGGATCTGGAGGACAAGCTCAGGGCCAAGATCCCCAATGCCAAGTTCGGCCAG GGCTATGGGATGACTGAGGTCGGGGTGCTTTCGATGAACCTGGCATTCGCCAAGGAGCCATTCAAGACAAAGTCTGGGGCGTGCGGAACTGTTGTGAGGAACGCCGAGATGAAGATAGTTGATCCTGAGACCGGGGCATCCTTGGGACGGAAACAGCCGGGAGAGATCTGCATCAGGGGAGCCCAAATCATGAAAG GTTATCTCAATGATCCTGAGGCTACAAAGAATACTATAGACAAGGAAGGCTGGCTGCACAGTGGAGATATCGGTTACGTTGATGATGACGATGAGATCTTCATCGTAGACAGACTCAAAGAGCTCATCAAATACAAAGGATTCCAAGTTGCCCCTGCAGAGCTTGAAGCCATGCTCATTACTTATCCCAACATCATAGATGCTGCTGTTGTCCC CATGAAAGATGAACTCGCTGGGGAAGTCCCTGTAGCCTTTGTTGTCCGAAAGGCAGGCTCTGAAATCACAGAGGATGAGATCAAGCAATGCATCTCAAAACAG GTGGTTTACTACAAGAGGATCAAAAAGGTTTTCTTTACCGAGGCCATTCCCAAGGCGCCCACTGGCAAAATCTTAAGAAAGGTTTTAAGAGCAAAGCTAGCGGCCATATAA